In one window of Gossypium hirsutum isolate 1008001.06 chromosome A01, Gossypium_hirsutum_v2.1, whole genome shotgun sequence DNA:
- the LOC121230474 gene encoding geranylgeranyl pyrophosphate synthase, chloroplastic-like, translated as MRYSLLAGGKRVRPILCIASCELVGGDESLAMPIACAIEMIHTASLIHDDFPCMDNDDLRRGKPTNHKVFGESTAVLAGDALLSLAFEYIACKANNVSPDRLVRVFAELSSAIGSKGLVAGQLVDIESEGKVVSLKELEFIHVHKTAKLLEACVVCGVIIGGGNDNNNEKVRIYARFIGLLFQVVDDILDVTKSSMELGKTAGKDLVSNKATYPKVMGIDEAKNFAYHLMNQAVQ; from the coding sequence ATGAGGTACTCTCTTCTAGCTGGTGGCAAACGTGTACGTCCCATTCTTTGTATTGCTTCATGTGAACTAGTAGGAGGTGATGAATCATTAGCAATGCCAATAGCTTGTGCTATAGAAATGATACATACAGCATCGTTAATCCATGATGACTTTCCTTGTATGGACAACGATGATCTTCGAAGAGGTAAACCAACAAACCACAAAGTTTTCGGTGAATCAACCGCTGTTCTTGCCGGTGATGCACTTCTTTCCCTTGCTTTCGAATACATTGCTTGTAAAGCAAATAACGTTTCACCAGATCGTCTGGTTCGAGTTTTTGCCGAGTTGAGTTCAGCAATAGGGTCAAAAGGGCTTGTGGCAGGTCAATTAGTGGATATTGAGAGTGAAGGAAAAGTAGTGAGCTTGAAAGAATTAGAGTTCATTCATGTTCATAAAACAGCTAAGCTATTAGAAGCTTGTGTTGTTTGTGGTGTAATAATAGGGGGtggaaatgataataataatgaaaaggtTAGAATATATGCAAGGTTTATAGGGTTGTTATTTCAAGTGGTGGATGATATTTTGGATGTGACTAAGTCATCAATGGAGTTGGGGAAGACAGCAGGCAAGGACTTGGTTAGTAATAAGGCAACTTATCCAAAGGTGATGGGTATTGACGAGGCTAAAAATTTTGCTTACCATTTGATGAATCAAGCTGTTCAATAG